tttagGTGTGACccgttttttcgtgaccaattttagggtgtgaccagttttagtgtgacgggtgatcacgtgtgaccgatctagagcgaccggttcacatttgactagtaatcaccgaaccccatTTACACATATCAATTATGATTATGTTGGTCAAACTGAGAATAAATATATTCAGTTGGAAAAACTGACTGTCAAACTAAGCATTTGACGTTAACCGGCCGGTCATAAACAATTCTTCGGCATGCCGTCTCTTAATAGTCAAGATCTCTGCGATGAGGAGTATATAATAATGAAGGCCAAAGAAGCTCAAGCTGGCGATCCGTATACCGCAAAAGCATGGATGTTAACCGCGAAGACACTTTATCCTACTAACTTTACCGTGCAGTTCGAGGCATATCTCATGGAGAAAGCGGCTGGACACGTTCAAGAGGCTGCAGACTGCTTTAGCGTGCTGATTAATTCACCTCAAATACCCAACCAACTATGGCCAGAAATTGAAGCCATTACTACATCACTCAAAGACTCCAATTCCAACTTTCTGTCAGAAATGTTCGAGAGGATACCAGCCGACGTTCAGCATAAAATGTTACTCTCCAGTGCCGAACACAGTGACGATACAATGGAACACTGTCGTCTTCTACTGCTGCTTTTGCAAAGATTTCCTAAAGCTGTCGCCACACACGGTGGTCCCCTCGTAGAAACGTTGTTAAGCGCAGAAAAACACAGTTCTGAAGACTGCTATGCTCGTTTATTAGTTGTAGAAACGTTGCCTTTGTTGGAACTTCCACAGTCGCCTCGATTATTAATCCGATTACTTATAAGGGCCATTGACTTCTACAATACGTATTtgtgtgaaaaaaatgaaaacgatATATCAGACCCGTGGCAGAGACTTTTCAGTGTATTGGAACTCACCGGACGACAATTAGGATGGGATAGCTATTTGATAACATATTCTAACAGCTTAAATAAagatacatactttcaaaagtTGTTATCGCTTCGAAACGCTGAAGATTGTAGACAACTTATATATTGTGGAGCGATACACTTACTTCGTGCATTACACGAGCATAATGCTAAAAGGGGGAATCAAATATTACTGGAAGCATTTACTGATCCCGATAAACCTGTTTCGAAGAGGCATAAAGGAGACATTGAAATTACTGGTGCTGCTGCCAACGTGTTTCTGGTAGCTGCCAACTGTTGGGAGTTGTTgcattcaaatgaaattttgaaaaggGAATTTACTAAACTGGCAATTATATTACACAGTAAACCATGGATTGGAACATTTCTAGAAGAAATATCTTTGTATAAAGGAAATTTTGAGGAAGCAATGCCTCCCCAAGGCGATTCTACGCTCGCAGCCCGACTCATGAGAGCTTCAATTAGTTTCTTCAGAGCTCAGTATTCGATTTGCTTAGAAAGGGCGTTGACTGCATTTTCACAATTACCAATGGTCGAAGGACAGTTGGAAACTTCTCTAATAGTCGGAGGGTCGCACAGACATGTGCATTTTTTGCCATTGACAAAATCAGCCGCCGTACACTATTGTACGAAACTTATTCTACATTCGATGAAAGCAGTTGGGAACATAACTGATCTAGCAGCCGGTAATATGATAGTGCTTTTACAACTAGATTGGCCTCAGGAACAAACTCTTTTCGTTAGACTTTTAGATGCTATTCGACAACATGGAGTGTTTCGTTATTCGTTGTTTCAATCATACattattaatattgatattttggaAGAATTGATGTACTTGTCGAGTGAACAGGCAGGAAGCATAGTTCTGGACATTCTGCCGAATACCCAACAACATTTAGGACAACGGAGAATTGGAACTCGTGGAGCAGACAAAGGCGTTAAAGAAGATATAAAGCATGCTATGCGGGCGCAGGTTGCCAGATGCAATGAGCCCATCATAAATCTTGTAACACAATTCATTACACAAGAAAGAGCTCATCTCTTCAAAAGCTTCAGCTCTGCTCATTTGGAGAGACCTTGATCATTATATTTTTCGGTTCctaaaatatttcatcaaatgTTATATTAACGTATTTCGTGTAATtcgtttttaaatttgtacatataaacatagaaatgttacaaaatcaaaatattttattttccttcACATATTATTGTTGCCATTCAAAACGAAATTAACCCTCACATGACCAACCATATATATTAGTGctaaatatacattttgatGAACAAATATGTCCCTAATATTAATTTACTTCATTCTACTTTGGACTTAAAATTCACATGGAACAtgcataattaataattcaagcCTGTTCTAAATTCATAATTTGATTTAAGTACAAATGAGAAATAAAAGAATGATAAATTTTTCTATAAGGTATAATtgatgatataataaatataaaacaataacaatttacaaaattaGCAATGGATAAAGACCTTaagtaaataacaataaaaatgagAGCAATGAAGTTTGTAttgttcgtacatatgtattaatatttatattaatacatataaccTACATCGGGCCAATTCATTAGGCGAGTACAACTAAATTTTAGAACTCAACCAATAGATGTAATTAAGCATATTGAGTTTTGTAATTTAGTGCCTCGTTGACagacaaatataaatacatttttcattagGAATTTCGATTtgatcacattttttttaagatacatttattttttggaattctatgacttattttcaaataaagtaGCCACCCCTTGAGGAGTGGGTTCGCAAGCTGTAGCCCAGCATTTCAGCCCAAATTTTTTAATCTGCTCTTCAGTCGATGGACCGATCGCTAGCAATTTAGcacaatcaaaatcaaaacccAACGTTTTCAATATAGGAATAGAATACTCGACACCGGATGGACTAAAGAAGACCACCGTCGGGGGAATCCCACAGGTCTGTTGTAGCCGGAGTAAATCATCACTCAGGTCAGGGTTAGGACCGGTAGTGTAGACTGTGAGGCACTTCACACTACATCCGACCTCCTCCAATTTACGAGGGAGAGTATCAGAGGCGAGATTGCCGCACGGAAAGAGGAGAGGCCCAGGAGCTTCCGCCATTATCAAATTGGCCAGAGCGTTTGCGTTGCCCGCCTCGAAGCCTACACATCTCGACCGAGCCACTTCCGGTAGGGACTTGGCGCTGCTGACGCCGACTGCGTATACGATTTCCGGTACGCGAGCTTTCAGTTGGTCGACAGCCTTTTTAACCGCAGCGGCAGCGCGAGCGCTCGTTACGATCAATCCCGCGAATCGGCTCGAATTCAAATCTCCCGCCAACTGCTGTACGGCTTCCGGTATTTGCCGAATCTGCAGCGGACGCGCCGATTCCACTCTCAACTGCATAGGCTCCAGTTTGTCGGCGTATCTTCGAGCGGTCTCCTCCTCGGCCAAGAGCAACACCGAAGCCATGGCTCACACCCAGGCTGTGGAAGAGCTGGTGCGCGAATTCCTGATGTTCCGAGGCCTCTCGACGACCGCCCGCTCGCTGGAGACGGAGCTGCGGATGGACAGAGACCGTGGATTGCGAGTGGATCGTCTCCTGGAGCAGCTCAACGCCACGGTGGCGGCCCACGACCTGGCGGGCCTGCGAGATCTCTGGTCGCACCTCGACTCTTATATCTTCAACAAATTGGAGAACCACTTCGCGCCTGGTCAGTATACATCTATCTATCCATCTGTCAAATTACAACCTAACCTCAAAACTGAATATTGAATTCTGATAACATATTtcacttttttaaatattagtggaATCATTATGATAAGATGAccattttttcaaattcaaaaacattttattcaaaaaatatttgtaattacttaTAACATTAGAAACGTCAACAAACATATAAGAGAATAATCATAGaaatagaatgcatagaatggtcattgttaacaaaggTATCgcctaaaagcgagccatcgaagagagacgaagtttagcaaacaatgaacaaaatctgccgcgcagagtttttgtagcaacatttttggaggctgataGCGATTCTATGAGAATAATAAACACATTTatgaaatattgaatatattttcttGAACATTCTACGCAATACTGGTTACATTTATACTAAGCAAACATCCTAAAGTTTCCACATTCAACTGCGTTTTATCACTGGACCACATTTTGTTGATCAAAGAAAGAAGTCATTCAGTACGTGCATTTGTTCTTTGTAAACAGAAACAATATTCGACttatttgtcaatatttttgtaaaaggcATCATTTTTGCTAATGGCTTTGAATGCTTCAATCCATCTATTAGATaaagatgaaaaaaatgtactggtttctatgcattctacttctatga
This genomic interval from Arctopsyche grandis isolate Sample6627 chromosome 8, ASM5162203v2, whole genome shotgun sequence contains the following:
- the IntS10 gene encoding integrator complex subunit 10 — encoded protein: MPSLNSQDLCDEEYIIMKAKEAQAGDPYTAKAWMLTAKTLYPTNFTVQFEAYLMEKAAGHVQEAADCFSVLINSPQIPNQLWPEIEAITTSLKDSNSNFLSEMFERIPADVQHKMLLSSAEHSDDTMEHCRLLLLLLQRFPKAVATHGGPLVETLLSAEKHSSEDCYARLLVVETLPLLELPQSPRLLIRLLIRAIDFYNTYLCEKNENDISDPWQRLFSVLELTGRQLGWDSYLITYSNSLNKDTYFQKLLSLRNAEDCRQLIYCGAIHLLRALHEHNAKRGNQILLEAFTDPDKPVSKRHKGDIEITGAAANVFLVAANCWELLHSNEILKREFTKLAIILHSKPWIGTFLEEISLYKGNFEEAMPPQGDSTLAARLMRASISFFRAQYSICLERALTAFSQLPMVEGQLETSLIVGGSHRHVHFLPLTKSAAVHYCTKLILHSMKAVGNITDLAAGNMIVLLQLDWPQEQTLFVRLLDAIRQHGVFRYSLFQSYIINIDILEELMYLSSEQAGSIVLDILPNTQQHLGQRRIGTRGADKGVKEDIKHAMRAQVARCNEPIINLVTQFITQERAHLFKSFSSAHLERP
- the Uros1 gene encoding uroporphyrinogen III synthase 1 produces the protein MASVLLLAEEETARRYADKLEPMQLRVESARPLQIRQIPEAVQQLAGDLNSSRFAGLIVTSARAAAAVKKAVDQLKARVPEIVYAVGVSSAKSLPEVARSRCVGFEAGNANALANLIMAEAPGPLLFPCGNLASDTLPRKLEEVGCSVKCLTVYTTGPNPDLSDDLLRLQQTCGIPPTVVFFSPSGVEYSIPILKTLGFDFDCAKLLAIGPSTEEQIKKFGLKCWATACEPTPQGVATLFENKS